In Rheinheimera sp. MM224, one DNA window encodes the following:
- a CDS encoding alpha/beta hydrolase, protein MNNDQSQMKQAGQPDTGRRNLLKMTGVGIAAACVAPLFTTSAAAAAPVSAASQTELKLGTEWDKTFAKSDKVEHKKVSFKNRYGITLAADLYMPKNTSGKLAAIVVGGPFGAIKEQSSGLYAQTMAERGFITLAFDPSFTGESGGEPRHVASPDINTEDFSAAVDFIGLLPNVDRDRIGILGICGWGGMALNAAAVDKRVKAVVASTMYDMSRVMSKGYNDSVTLEQRTATLEQLAQQRWIDAEKGSPAVGPVSLELKGGEPQFVVDYAGYYKSKQRGFHPRAINSNAAWTLTNALSFMNMPLLSYIKEISPRPLLLVHGEKAHSRYFSETAYAAAAEPKELMIIKGANHVDLYDQIDVIPFDKMTSFFRQHLNA, encoded by the coding sequence ATGAACAACGATCAATCCCAGATGAAACAAGCCGGACAACCGGACACAGGCCGACGCAATTTATTAAAAATGACAGGCGTAGGTATTGCTGCAGCTTGTGTTGCGCCACTTTTTACAACTTCAGCGGCTGCAGCAGCTCCAGTCTCTGCTGCATCTCAGACAGAACTGAAACTTGGTACAGAGTGGGATAAAACCTTCGCCAAAAGTGACAAAGTGGAGCATAAAAAAGTCAGCTTTAAAAACCGCTATGGTATTACGCTAGCCGCAGATCTTTATATGCCGAAAAATACCAGCGGCAAGCTGGCAGCTATTGTAGTAGGTGGTCCTTTTGGTGCTATTAAAGAGCAATCGTCTGGTTTGTATGCGCAAACCATGGCTGAGCGCGGTTTTATCACCTTAGCTTTTGATCCATCCTTTACCGGTGAAAGTGGTGGTGAACCTCGCCATGTAGCCTCACCCGATATTAATACCGAAGACTTTAGTGCAGCAGTGGATTTCATTGGCTTATTACCTAATGTCGATCGTGACCGTATTGGCATTTTAGGCATTTGTGGTTGGGGTGGCATGGCATTAAATGCTGCAGCAGTAGACAAGAGAGTGAAAGCTGTAGTGGCCAGCACTATGTACGATATGAGCAGAGTGATGTCTAAAGGTTATAACGACAGCGTGACTCTTGAGCAGCGCACAGCAACGCTGGAACAACTGGCTCAGCAACGTTGGATCGATGCAGAAAAAGGCAGTCCTGCTGTAGGGCCGGTCTCGTTGGAGTTAAAAGGTGGTGAACCCCAATTTGTTGTGGACTATGCCGGCTACTACAAATCGAAACAACGCGGCTTTCACCCCAGGGCTATTAACTCTAACGCAGCATGGACTTTGACGAACGCTTTGTCTTTTATGAATATGCCGCTGCTATCTTATATTAAAGAAATTTCGCCACGCCCACTCTTGTTGGTGCATGGAGAAAAAGCGCATTCACGCTATTTCAGTGAAACAGCCTACGCCGCAGCAGCTGAGCCAAAAGAGCTGATGATTATCAAAGGTGCTAACCATGTCGATCTGTATGACCAGATAGATGTGATCCCTTTTGACAAAATGACCAGTTTTTTCCGCCAACATCTAAACGCCTGA
- a CDS encoding MFS transporter, which produces MNSLTHSSGVSETANSWSSVFAMSVCAFALVASEFLPVSLLTPLAEDLSVTEGLAGQGIAISGFFAVLTSLFISPLSGKLNRKTLLLGLTAAMGMSGAIVAFAPDYPVYMLGRALIGVVVGGFWSMSAATAIRLVPSDQVPRALAIVNGGNALATVVAAPLGAWLGATVGWRFAFFCLVPVALMALGWLWHALPSMPATAQKNQASQVFKVLGLLKRPAVLPGLCASSLMFMGQFALFTYLRPFLETVTAVQGTTISFYLLITGAAGFIGTLFVGQILQWRFYQTLIVIPLVMTLSALLLILLGDRSNAVLVLLGLWGLTATAAPVGWWAWIAQAFPDDAEAGGGLFVAMVQLSIALGSTVGGLLFDHSGYQSTFLLSAALLLISAGLTVIAARTAAITTPEPGSDD; this is translated from the coding sequence ATGAATAGCCTTACTCATAGTTCTGGTGTTTCTGAGACGGCGAATAGCTGGAGCAGCGTATTTGCCATGTCGGTGTGCGCCTTTGCGCTGGTTGCATCCGAGTTTTTGCCTGTGAGTTTGTTAACTCCTTTAGCTGAAGATTTAAGCGTAACTGAAGGGTTGGCTGGTCAGGGTATCGCCATCTCCGGCTTTTTTGCTGTGCTGACCAGCCTGTTTATTTCGCCACTTTCCGGCAAGCTCAACCGCAAAACTTTGCTGCTGGGTTTGACCGCTGCCATGGGTATGTCAGGCGCTATTGTTGCTTTTGCGCCTGACTATCCAGTCTATATGCTCGGCCGCGCGCTGATTGGCGTTGTTGTCGGCGGCTTTTGGTCTATGTCAGCCGCTACCGCTATTCGATTAGTGCCTTCAGATCAGGTGCCGCGCGCCCTTGCTATCGTTAATGGTGGTAACGCTTTGGCTACAGTAGTAGCTGCTCCGCTTGGAGCCTGGCTCGGGGCCACAGTGGGTTGGCGCTTTGCATTTTTTTGTCTGGTGCCTGTAGCGCTGATGGCGCTTGGCTGGTTATGGCATGCTTTGCCTTCGATGCCTGCAACTGCGCAAAAAAACCAGGCAAGTCAGGTATTTAAAGTACTTGGTTTACTAAAACGCCCTGCTGTTCTGCCTGGGCTTTGTGCCAGCAGTCTGATGTTTATGGGACAGTTTGCACTCTTCACTTATCTGCGGCCTTTTCTTGAGACTGTCACCGCAGTGCAAGGAACCACCATCTCGTTTTATTTGCTGATCACAGGGGCTGCGGGTTTTATCGGCACCTTGTTTGTAGGCCAGATCTTGCAATGGCGTTTTTACCAAACGCTGATTGTTATTCCTCTTGTGATGACACTAAGCGCATTGCTGCTGATCCTGCTTGGCGATCGGAGTAACGCAGTTCTGGTTTTGCTTGGGTTATGGGGCCTGACTGCAACTGCAGCACCTGTGGGCTGGTGGGCCTGGATAGCTCAGGCTTTTCCGGATGACGCTGAAGCAGGCGGCGGCCTCTTTGTCGCTATGGTGCAGTTATCTATTGCCCTGGGTTCGACAGTTGGCGGTCTGCTATTTGATCACAGCGGCTACCAAAGTACTTTTTTACTCAGCGCTGCCCTACTGCTAATTTCTGCTGGCCTGACAGTCATCGCGGCCCGCACTGCAGCCATAACAACGCCGGAGCCAGGTTCAGATGACTAA
- a CDS encoding type II toxin-antitoxin system HicB family antitoxin, with protein sequence MLYPVAIEKGSEHSAFGVVVPDVPGCFSAGDTFEEALINAKEALELHLQGLAEMEELPPLASSIDHHFASPEFNGWVWALVDIDIEPYMGKASKINVTLPNLLTKKIDDLVQSNPMYKSRSHFLQVAAAHEFERGMQRT encoded by the coding sequence ATGTTGTATCCGGTAGCCATTGAAAAAGGTTCTGAACATAGTGCATTTGGTGTGGTAGTGCCCGATGTGCCTGGCTGCTTTAGTGCGGGCGATACCTTTGAAGAAGCCTTAATCAATGCCAAAGAGGCATTAGAGCTGCATTTGCAAGGCTTGGCTGAAATGGAAGAATTACCGCCTTTAGCCAGCAGTATTGACCATCATTTTGCTAGTCCAGAGTTTAACGGCTGGGTGTGGGCACTGGTTGATATTGATATTGAGCCATACATGGGCAAAGCCAGCAAAATCAATGTGACGTTGCCGAATCTTCTAACAAAAAAAATTGACGATCTGGTGCAATCAAATCCTATGTATAAAAGCCGTTCGCATTTTTTACAGGTTGCTGCGGCTCATGAGTTTGAACGGGGCATGCAGAGGACTTAG
- a CDS encoding type II toxin-antitoxin system HicA family toxin, which produces MKSSDLIKELEQAGWVLVRVKGSHHQFKHPLHKLPVTVPHPKKDLGTGLVKAIRKQAGL; this is translated from the coding sequence ATGAAAAGCAGTGATCTGATTAAAGAGCTGGAGCAGGCAGGTTGGGTGCTGGTAAGAGTGAAAGGAAGTCATCACCAGTTTAAACATCCACTGCACAAATTACCTGTCACAGTGCCACACCCTAAAAAGGACTTGGGCACAGGCCTGGTAAAAGCAATTAGAAAACAAGCAGGGCTTTAA
- a CDS encoding cyclophilin-like fold protein has product MSKIQNVYNIQIELDGAVISATLDDNPTVRDFIARLPLTVELKDYAPTEKVGFLPHKLSTQNAPPGSTPVVGDISYYAPWGNLAIFYKDFAYSQQLVRLGRISSGIEHLNFSGEKHATISLIHSN; this is encoded by the coding sequence GTGTCCAAGATACAAAATGTGTACAACATACAAATAGAACTGGATGGCGCAGTGATTTCTGCCACTTTGGATGATAACCCTACAGTACGGGATTTTATCGCCCGCTTGCCGCTGACAGTAGAACTTAAAGATTACGCACCGACCGAAAAAGTCGGTTTTTTGCCACACAAACTGAGCACTCAAAACGCCCCTCCCGGCAGCACTCCTGTTGTTGGCGATATCAGCTATTACGCGCCCTGGGGCAATCTGGCGATTTTTTATAAAGATTTCGCTTATTCCCAACAGCTTGTAAGGCTTGGACGGATCAGCAGCGGTATAGAACACCTGAACTTTAGTGGCGAAAAACACGCCACGATCAGCCTTATTCACTCTAATTAA
- a CDS encoding LysR family transcriptional regulator produces the protein MNDLQAFLVVAQQQSFTKAAAILRVTPSALSHTIRSLEERLGVRLLTRTTRNVSMTEAGVRLSQSISPLFEQINAELEALSELRDKPKGTIRLTCTDDQIQLHLRPMLANFLRDYPEIQLELYVDYGFTNLVEERFDAGIRLGESISKDMIAVRIGPDWRLVVVGSPDYFERHSAPQTPDKLTEHSCINIRHRVAGSIYAWEFEKDQRAFTVKAEGPLVFNSIMHVLNAALDGIGLAYVPEPLVAPYLADGRLKVILADWSPYFQGYHLYYPNRRQASPAFMAFVNAIRYNKDTNQSLVNETSESR, from the coding sequence ATGAATGATTTACAAGCCTTTTTGGTGGTGGCGCAGCAGCAAAGCTTTACCAAAGCCGCAGCCATACTTCGTGTTACGCCTTCAGCCTTGAGTCACACTATTCGCAGCCTGGAAGAGCGTTTAGGGGTACGTTTGCTGACCAGAACAACACGTAATGTTTCGATGACTGAAGCTGGTGTGCGGTTGTCACAGTCGATTAGCCCTTTGTTTGAGCAGATCAATGCCGAACTGGAGGCCTTGAGCGAACTCAGAGATAAACCCAAAGGCACGATTCGGCTGACCTGCACCGATGATCAGATCCAGCTACATTTGCGCCCTATGCTGGCAAATTTTTTACGGGACTACCCTGAAATTCAGCTGGAGCTTTATGTTGATTACGGTTTTACCAATCTGGTTGAAGAGCGTTTTGACGCTGGGATCCGACTTGGAGAATCCATCAGCAAAGATATGATTGCTGTGCGGATAGGCCCAGACTGGCGGTTGGTTGTGGTAGGTTCTCCCGACTATTTTGAACGCCATTCTGCGCCACAGACACCTGATAAGCTGACAGAACATAGCTGCATTAATATTCGCCATAGAGTGGCCGGGTCTATTTATGCATGGGAGTTTGAAAAGGACCAACGCGCTTTTACCGTCAAGGCGGAAGGCCCGCTGGTGTTTAACAGCATTATGCATGTGCTTAATGCGGCGCTGGATGGAATAGGGCTGGCTTATGTACCTGAACCTTTAGTGGCGCCTTATCTGGCTGACGGCCGACTAAAGGTGATCCTGGCCGACTGGAGCCCATACTTTCAGGGCTACCATTTGTATTACCCAAATCGCCGTCAGGCATCACCTGCTTTTATGGCCTTTGTGAATGCCATCAGATACAACAAGGATACAAACCAGAGTCTTGTAAATGAAACGTCTGAAAGCCGTTAG
- a CDS encoding Gfo/Idh/MocA family protein, with protein sequence MELKLAIIGCGTKATQYIQTWIVRSDIQLLAVMDPNGKAMDNVCSIAAQAGKTAPLCFDSWQTLLKEQHQQLDAVYICTPHANHAEQALLALELGLDVLLEKPMVTSVAEAEALAAAQQKSGKTLVVAYQGGLSPLVQELKDAIASQKYGALVSINAAIWEDWADKYKGHWKQVPEISGGGFMFDTGAHMMNTVSKITSKPFSRISAIMHNHGFPVDVVTSVSGELNDGTLFNLHACGRSIRCVSRIECFFPQAIVRICAWGRWMEIEDAQGNVVRKDQEAANNLMNVFMQTRNDEIENPSDVQQGLRMAQLWDAIKLSASQHGAPVTL encoded by the coding sequence GTGGAACTGAAATTAGCAATTATCGGCTGTGGCACCAAAGCCACTCAATACATTCAAACCTGGATAGTGCGTTCTGATATTCAGTTGCTTGCCGTGATGGACCCGAATGGCAAAGCCATGGACAACGTCTGCAGTATTGCTGCACAGGCCGGTAAAACTGCCCCACTCTGTTTTGATAGCTGGCAAACTTTATTAAAAGAGCAGCACCAACAACTGGATGCTGTTTATATCTGTACTCCCCATGCCAATCACGCCGAACAGGCCTTACTGGCACTGGAATTAGGGCTGGATGTATTGCTGGAAAAACCTATGGTGACCAGCGTGGCAGAAGCCGAAGCTTTAGCTGCAGCACAGCAAAAGTCAGGTAAAACTCTGGTGGTGGCTTATCAGGGTGGTTTATCACCGCTGGTGCAAGAGTTAAAAGACGCCATTGCCAGCCAAAAATACGGCGCTTTGGTCAGTATTAACGCCGCCATTTGGGAAGACTGGGCCGATAAATACAAGGGCCACTGGAAACAAGTACCAGAAATTTCCGGCGGCGGTTTTATGTTTGATACCGGCGCTCATATGATGAATACCGTATCAAAAATTACCAGCAAACCCTTCTCCCGCATCAGCGCCATTATGCATAACCACGGTTTTCCGGTGGATGTGGTGACCAGCGTTTCAGGCGAATTAAACGACGGCACGCTGTTTAACCTGCACGCCTGTGGCCGCAGTATCCGCTGTGTATCCCGTATCGAATGCTTTTTCCCACAAGCCATAGTACGCATTTGCGCCTGGGGCCGCTGGATGGAAATTGAAGACGCGCAAGGCAATGTGGTGCGTAAAGATCAGGAAGCAGCCAACAACCTGATGAATGTATTTATGCAAACCCGCAACGACGAAATAGAAAACCCATCCGACGTACAACAAGGCCTGCGTATGGCCCAGTTATGGGATGCCATTAAGCTGTCCGCCAGCCAGCATGGCGCGCCTGTGACTTTGTAA